ACCTCTCTCTCAAACCACGTTCTTTTGAAATGTTGGAAAATGATGCTCAGATGATTTTGACCTACTTGGAAAGCAATGGCGGTTTCATGACCTTAAATGATAAGTCATCTCCAGACGACATCAAGGCAACCTTTGGCATTTCTAAAGGTCAGTTCAAGAAAGCACTCGGTGGTTTGATGAAGGCTGGTAAAATCAAGCAAGACCAGTTTGGTACAGAGTTGATATAGGGTGGCATATGAGAAAATCATTTTACACTTGGCTCATGACCGAGCGCAATCCTAAAAGTAACAGTCCCAAGGCTATCTTAGCAGACCTCGCTTTTGAAGAGTCAGTCTTTCCAAAACACACAGATGATTTTGATGAGGTTAGTCGCTTTCTGGAAGAACATGCCAGTTTCTCTTTCAACCTAGGAGACTTTGACGCTATCTGGCAAGAATACTTAGAACACTAGCATGATTCATTGGGGTTGGGCTAGTAATTTCTCCACCCCTTTGCTATAATAAAAAGAAATAAAAGGATTAGAGAGGTTCTTTATTTGAAGGAACATTCAATAGACATTCAACTGAGTCATCCAGATGACCTGTTTCATCTTTTTGGTTCCAATGAACGCCATCTTCGTTTGATGGAAGAAGAGCTTGATGTGGTGATTCATGCCCGTACGGAGATTGTCCAGGTTTTGGGAGAAGAGACTGCCTGTGAGGAAGCCCGTCAGGTTATTCAAGCTCTCATGGTCTTGGTAAATCGTGGGATGACCGTTGGTACGCCAGATGTGGTGACTGCGATTAGTATGGTCAAAAACGATGAAATTGACAAGTTTGTCGCCCTTTACGAAGAAGAAATCATCAAGGATAATACTGGGAAGCCTATCCGTGTCAAAACCTTGGGTCAAAAACTTTATGTGGACAGTGTTAAACAGCATGATGTGACCTTTGGAATCGGACCTGCAGGAACTGGGAAGACCTTTCTTGCAGTTACCTTGGCAGTGACA
This window of the Streptococcus sp. D7B5 genome carries:
- a CDS encoding YozE family protein, producing MRKSFYTWLMTERNPKSNSPKAILADLAFEESVFPKHTDDFDEVSRFLEEHASFSFNLGDFDAIWQEYLEH